The following are encoded in a window of Manduca sexta isolate Smith_Timp_Sample1 unplaced genomic scaffold, JHU_Msex_v1.0 HiC_scaffold_177, whole genome shotgun sequence genomic DNA:
- the LOC119191656 gene encoding uncharacterized protein LOC119191656 codes for MTVFELKLKKDNQKTASVDRELKNMANIDNFSRNIVTNLRKLTQLAQNINSRTKREVMRDNDAVEYLLMLMEYLLKQNYSLDAAPANDGIDMLIEAIKNAPDIKPIKKKVLEYTPAIFPTRTVPEKIKRVKGKARKTTTIKKQVVTSRLDNPKFVEAVEEDKDYEDKFMYTRRAVDSESEGMENNVNTVTSKIDSIPEYLKESDSEAINDNKIEKIEINDNSESKLDKSNTKERVQEKKYDIFKADLGDFIVFVSSTAPPTHPTAQVTAKATVTVAKTTETSPEIADKKIEWIDESYEKDIKEEQKAETTKPPVVVTRTKKATSKEENISTMTKEIKTEVKKKTTRAEDVAYKKQMDLLNSLDYVTEKTEFDIESKDIEDPFPSYFG; via the exons ATGACTgtgtttgaactgaaattaaaaaaggaCAATCAGAAGACAGCAAGCGTTGACAGAGAACTAAAGAATATGGCTAACATAGATAACTTTTCGAGAAATATAGTAACAAATTTACGAAAATTGACACAACTtgctcaaaatataaattctcgGACGAAGAGAGAGGTAATGAGAGACAATGACGCTGTTGAATATTTGTTGATGTTAATGGAGTACTTGTTGAAACAGAACTATTCTTTGGATGCAGCACCTG CAAACGACGGCATCGATATGCTTATAGAAGCTATAAAAAACGCTCCGGATATTAAACCGATAAAGAAAAAAGTACTAGAGTACACACCAGCTATATTTCCAACAAGAACCGTTCCTGAAAAAATAAAGAGGGTCAAAGGCAAGGCGAGAAAgacaactacaataaaaaaacaagttgTAACATCGAGGTTAGATAATCCAAAATTTGTAGAGGCTGTCGAGGAAGATAAGGATTATGAAGATAAATTCATGTATACGAGACGTGCCGTTGATAGTGAGAGCGAAGGAAtggaaaataatgttaatactgTTACCAGCAAAATTGATTCTATCCctgaatatttaaaagaaagcGACTCAGAagcaataaatgataataaaatagaaaaaatagaaataaacgaTAACAGCGAAAGTAAATTAgataaatcaaatacaaaagaaagAGTCCAAGAAAAGAAATATGACATATTTAAGGCTGATCTTGGTGACTTTATTGTTTTCGTTTCTTCGACAGCTCCACCGACGCATCCTACTGCACAAGTTACTGCTAAAGCAACTGTCACAGTTGCAAAAACTACAGAAACGTCACCAGAAATTGCTGACAAAAAGATAGAGTGGATCGACGAGAGTTACGAGAAAGATATCAAAGAAGAGCAGAAAGCAGAAACTACGAAACCGCCTGTAGTGGTAACGAGAACTAAAAAGGCCACTAGTAAAGAAGAAAACATAAGTACCAtgacaaaagaaataaagacAGAAGTAAAGAAGAAGACTACAAGGGCAGAAGATGTggcgtataaaaaacaaatggaTTTACTGAACTCACTAGACTACGTGACAGAGAAAACAGAATTCGACATAGAATCAAAGGACATAGAAGATCCATTCCCATCTTATTTTGGTTAA